One window of Candidatus Tectomicrobia bacterium genomic DNA carries:
- a CDS encoding ABC transporter permease yields MDAAGAAARIRTAVARPQLPAEVDWQVVLLAAALVGMGVFFSLRSPHFLTGENLGNVIRHAAILYIIAAGQTITILSAGIDLSQGMVASLVSVVAVDAIIHFGFAAGTSIGLLAGAAAGLFTGLMVAYVRIQPFLATVGMLYIAGGLALVYTSGRTLFFMDVTGKSVQAPVFFWLGQGHIGPVPVPLLVALGVAGLLYLLMSRTPFGRYVYAIGGNEEAAAMSGVPVQRVKMVIYMVSGLCVAVAAYLLSSRSASGHPHLGGFPLLMDGIASVAIGGTNFMGGEGGIYRTAMGVLIIAFLGNGLNILGVSTFVQQMIIGGIIIAAFWLSVARRRVA; encoded by the coding sequence TTGGACGCGGCCGGTGCCGCAGCGCGGATTCGCACGGCGGTGGCGCGGCCTCAGCTCCCTGCCGAAGTGGACTGGCAGGTGGTCCTGCTGGCGGCGGCGCTGGTGGGCATGGGGGTCTTCTTCTCGCTCCGCAGCCCGCACTTCCTGACGGGCGAGAACCTGGGCAACGTGATCCGCCACGCGGCCATCCTCTACATCATCGCCGCGGGCCAGACCATCACCATCCTCAGCGCGGGTATCGATCTCTCGCAGGGGATGGTGGCGAGCCTGGTGAGCGTCGTCGCCGTGGACGCCATCATCCACTTCGGCTTCGCGGCCGGAACCTCCATCGGACTGCTCGCGGGCGCGGCGGCCGGGCTCTTCACCGGGCTGATGGTGGCCTACGTCCGGATCCAGCCGTTCCTGGCGACGGTCGGGATGCTCTACATCGCGGGCGGGCTGGCCTTGGTCTATACCTCCGGCCGGACCCTCTTTTTCATGGACGTGACCGGGAAGAGCGTGCAAGCGCCCGTCTTCTTCTGGCTGGGGCAGGGGCACATCGGCCCCGTCCCGGTCCCTCTCCTCGTGGCCCTGGGGGTGGCGGGCCTCCTGTACCTCCTGATGAGCCGGACGCCTTTCGGCCGGTACGTGTACGCCATCGGCGGGAACGAGGAGGCCGCCGCCATGTCGGGGGTGCCGGTGCAGCGGGTGAAGATGGTCATCTACATGGTGAGCGGCCTCTGCGTGGCCGTCGCCGCCTATCTCCTCTCGTCCCGCTCGGCCTCGGGACATCCCCACCTGGGAGGCTTCCCCCTTCTGATGGACGGCATCGCCTCCGTGGCCATCGGAGGGACAAACTTCATGGGCGGCGAGGGCGGCATTTACCGGACGGCCATGGGCGTCCTCATCATCGCCTTCCTGGGGAACGGCCTGAACATCCTGGGGGTGTCCACCTTCGTCCAGCAGATGATCATTGGGGGCATCATCATCGCCGCTTTCTGGCTCTCGGTGGCGCGGCGGCGGGTCGCGTAG
- a CDS encoding amidase — protein MNEPWRLTLSEGIRRIREGRLTASAWVQSLLGRVDALEERVRAWVQVDREGALAAAARIDQGEMRGGLSGAPVGIKDIIDVKGLVREAGSPLFKGYVPEEDSVAAGRLRAAGAIILGKTVTTQFANPDPGPTRNPWNLSRSPGGSSSGSAAAVACGMVPAALGSQTGGSVIGPATFCGVVGFKPTRGRVPLAGVFSLSWTLDHLGVLSRTAEDAALLLAHIAGAHPADDTAADAPVPDYPAESLPRRPGSVLFLKGLLSRAHPEVADAALREAARLREAGVAVEEGDLPFDFDLMHATHRIIMRAEAASYHEALFRACPEDYAPTIRQTVLSGFMIPAVHYLRALRFRARLARELETLLRRHELLLLPSMASFPPPWGAAPGGKPSQVNRLATEAFSHSGLPCITLPAGRGKEGLPMGLQLGGRRFGESDLLAAARWCEEELGWRSEIANPA, from the coding sequence ATGAATGAGCCGTGGCGGCTTACCCTCTCCGAGGGCATCCGCCGAATCCGCGAGGGGAGGCTGACGGCATCGGCGTGGGTCCAATCCCTGCTCGGCCGGGTCGACGCGCTCGAGGAGCGGGTGCGGGCGTGGGTGCAAGTGGATCGGGAAGGGGCGCTCGCGGCCGCGGCACGAATCGATCAGGGAGAAATGCGGGGAGGGCTGTCCGGCGCTCCCGTCGGGATCAAGGACATCATCGACGTGAAGGGCTTGGTCCGCGAGGCGGGCTCGCCCCTCTTCAAGGGATACGTGCCCGAGGAGGATTCGGTCGCGGCCGGGCGGCTCCGGGCGGCGGGCGCGATCATCCTCGGCAAGACGGTCACCACCCAATTCGCCAATCCGGATCCAGGCCCCACCCGAAATCCCTGGAACCTCTCCCGCTCCCCCGGCGGCTCGAGCAGCGGCTCCGCCGCCGCCGTGGCCTGCGGCATGGTCCCGGCGGCCCTCGGGAGCCAGACCGGGGGGTCCGTCATCGGACCGGCCACCTTCTGCGGGGTGGTGGGTTTCAAGCCGACCCGCGGGCGCGTCCCCCTGGCGGGCGTGTTCTCGCTTTCCTGGACCTTGGACCACCTGGGGGTCCTCTCGCGGACCGCGGAGGACGCCGCCCTTCTGCTCGCCCACATCGCGGGGGCCCATCCCGCGGACGACACCGCCGCCGACGCGCCCGTCCCCGACTACCCGGCGGAGTCGCTCCCCCGCCGGCCCGGGAGCGTGCTCTTCTTGAAAGGGCTTCTTTCCCGGGCCCATCCGGAGGTCGCGGATGCCGCCCTGCGCGAGGCCGCGCGCCTGCGGGAGGCGGGGGTCGCTGTGGAAGAGGGGGATCTGCCCTTCGACTTCGACCTCATGCATGCCACCCACCGGATCATCATGCGGGCCGAGGCGGCGAGCTACCACGAGGCGCTCTTCCGTGCCTGCCCGGAAGACTACGCCCCGACCATCCGGCAAACCGTGCTCTCGGGCTTCATGATTCCCGCCGTCCATTATCTGCGGGCTTTGCGCTTCCGGGCCCGGCTCGCCCGAGAGCTGGAAACGCTCTTGAGGCGCCACGAGCTTTTACTCCTCCCTTCCATGGCGAGCTTCCCGCCTCCCTGGGGAGCTGCTCCGGGGGGGAAGCCCTCCCAGGTGAACCGGCTGGCCACGGAGGCGTTCAGCCATTCGGGCTTGCCTTGCATCACGCTTCCGGCCGGAAGGGGAAAGGAGGGCCTGCCGATGGGGCTTCAACTGGGAGGGAGACGCTTCGGCGAATCCGATCTCCTGGCGGCCGCCCGCTGGTGCGAGGAGGAACTGGGCTGGCGAAGCGAGATCGCCAATCCGGCCTGA
- a CDS encoding sugar ABC transporter substrate-binding protein: MTRRKMLWLALLAVPLAMLLLGPVPELWAAEDHYAAAVAAPKVPAGKKIRVVVFIPNGPDPYFQSKWYGYEDEAKRLGVTFQIFDAGGYAFLSKQIQQFEDAIQTKPDAIILNAVSSTGMVPTYKKAVTAKIPVVVDNIALRTPVAVQVMKSDYEIGMLNGAGLAEAIGGKGKVAMLPGPPGADAAKWRYDGALEYLRRFKGIKVVVTKWSASDPAEGLKNMEDILQAHPDLKGVYCFGGLIQQGVVQALKARGKKPGDVMVSCQDIAKHQEQALREGYVQVLVPNTPVNMARDAMRLAVKMALGQKVPGMTWNRTVIVTPKNVDSYDFDGNNPPEGWKAKLN, translated from the coding sequence ATGACACGACGAAAGATGCTGTGGCTGGCCCTGCTGGCAGTGCCCCTGGCGATGCTGCTCCTGGGCCCGGTCCCCGAACTATGGGCGGCGGAGGATCACTACGCGGCGGCGGTGGCCGCCCCCAAGGTCCCGGCCGGCAAGAAGATCCGGGTGGTGGTCTTCATCCCCAACGGGCCGGACCCCTACTTCCAGTCGAAGTGGTACGGATACGAGGACGAGGCGAAGCGGCTGGGCGTGACCTTCCAGATTTTCGACGCGGGCGGCTATGCCTTCCTGAGCAAGCAGATCCAGCAGTTCGAGGATGCGATCCAGACGAAACCGGATGCCATCATCCTCAACGCAGTCAGCAGCACGGGCATGGTGCCGACGTACAAAAAGGCGGTCACGGCCAAGATTCCCGTGGTCGTGGACAACATCGCTCTCCGCACGCCGGTCGCGGTGCAGGTGATGAAGTCGGACTACGAAATCGGGATGCTGAACGGGGCAGGGCTGGCGGAAGCCATCGGAGGCAAGGGCAAGGTGGCCATGCTCCCTGGCCCTCCGGGGGCCGACGCGGCCAAGTGGCGCTACGACGGCGCGCTCGAATATCTCCGGCGCTTCAAGGGCATCAAGGTCGTGGTCACCAAGTGGTCCGCCAGCGATCCGGCCGAGGGCCTCAAGAACATGGAGGATATCCTCCAAGCCCATCCCGACCTGAAGGGGGTGTACTGCTTCGGCGGCCTGATTCAGCAGGGGGTCGTGCAGGCCCTCAAGGCCCGCGGCAAGAAGCCGGGCGACGTGATGGTCTCCTGTCAGGACATCGCCAAGCATCAGGAGCAAGCCCTACGGGAGGGTTATGTACAGGTCCTGGTGCCCAACACGCCCGTGAACATGGCGAGGGATGCCATGCGCTTGGCCGTGAAGATGGCCCTGGGGCAGAAGGTGCCTGGGATGACGTGGAACCGGACCGTCATCGTCACGCCCAAGAACGTGGACAGCTACGACTTCGACGGCAACAACCCGCCGGAAGGCTGGAAGGCCAAACTCAACTAA
- a CDS encoding NnrS family protein, with the protein MPLLSHGFRPFFLLAALYGALFLPLWLAAFVESLPVKVAFHPVVWHGHEMVFGFAAAAVCGFLLTASSTWSQIPPVTGRKLALVIGAWAAGRAAMWLSGILPSILVAAADLALFPILAAAILPVLLSRGNRHNLLFLLALGLFFLANALVHLEAWTGVAGAAAVGLRLGVNLLALLIVIIIGRIVPTFLNVARLGRGFPRKPAFRPWLEGLAVGSMALFVLLDLFMHESAWAGGAALATALAQAARMAVWRAGRELLKPFICALHLGYAWLTAGMALVGWAYLGGPVPWVSGLHAMTAGGIGTMVLAVMSIVGLLHTGRPAEIRPAIAAAYLFVSAAALVRTLAPIAIYESYREALIFSGALWAAAFLLYLWVYLPILARPRPDGIPG; encoded by the coding sequence GTGCCTCTCCTGAGCCACGGATTCCGGCCCTTCTTCCTGCTGGCCGCGCTCTATGGGGCGTTGTTCCTGCCGCTGTGGCTGGCCGCGTTCGTGGAATCCTTGCCCGTGAAGGTGGCCTTTCATCCCGTCGTATGGCATGGCCACGAGATGGTGTTCGGGTTCGCCGCCGCGGCGGTGTGCGGATTCCTTCTCACGGCCTCGTCCACCTGGAGCCAGATCCCGCCCGTGACGGGCCGGAAGCTCGCGCTGGTCATCGGAGCATGGGCGGCCGGCCGGGCGGCGATGTGGCTGTCCGGAATTCTGCCGTCCATCCTCGTCGCGGCCGCGGATCTCGCCCTGTTCCCGATTCTCGCGGCGGCCATCCTGCCGGTGCTCCTGTCGCGGGGGAACCGGCACAATCTTCTCTTCCTCTTGGCCCTGGGTCTTTTCTTCCTGGCCAACGCCCTGGTGCACCTGGAGGCGTGGACGGGGGTGGCGGGGGCGGCTGCCGTGGGCCTGCGGCTGGGGGTGAACCTACTCGCCCTGCTGATCGTGATCATCATCGGGCGCATCGTCCCGACCTTCCTGAATGTGGCGAGGCTGGGACGAGGTTTTCCCCGCAAGCCGGCCTTCCGCCCCTGGCTCGAGGGACTGGCCGTCGGTTCGATGGCGTTGTTCGTTCTCCTCGACCTTTTCATGCATGAGTCGGCATGGGCGGGCGGCGCGGCCCTCGCAACCGCCCTCGCTCAGGCGGCGCGCATGGCGGTGTGGCGCGCGGGACGCGAGCTGCTCAAGCCGTTCATCTGCGCCCTGCACCTGGGCTACGCATGGCTGACCGCCGGCATGGCGCTAGTCGGCTGGGCGTACCTGGGAGGACCCGTGCCCTGGGTGAGCGGGCTGCACGCCATGACGGCGGGGGGCATCGGCACCATGGTTCTGGCCGTCATGTCCATCGTGGGCCTCCTGCATACGGGACGGCCGGCTGAAATCCGGCCCGCGATCGCCGCCGCTTACCTTTTCGTGTCCGCGGCCGCGCTGGTCCGCACCCTGGCGCCGATCGCGATCTACGAAAGCTACCGCGAGGCGCTCATTTTCTCCGGGGCGCTTTGGGCGGCCGCGTTCCTCCTCTATCTCTGGGTCTACCTTCCCATCCTTGCCCGTCCGCGTCCGGACGGCATCCCGGGCTGA
- a CDS encoding alpha/beta fold hydrolase, translating to MYEEVNYYSDGLKIAAYLYKPKDWKAGDSPRPAVICLHGYTGMKEIYGLDVPRELCEAGYFALAPDHRGFGKSEGVRGRHRPLEQAQDVHDGITFLQTVEGVDPERIGLYGTSYGGANAIWVAAFDGRVKAVVSSVGVHDGERWLRNGRRRYEWYEFRDRIQEAARRRVRTGERTMIPATEMYPRDPHTAGISQAHHQKHPLYVKEYDLESAETNLRYKPEWVVSRIAPRPVLFIYAERDSVVPVEEALECYKTCGEPKKIVMLPKANHYDSYYFVNPEMHAIGAREMLDWFGKYL from the coding sequence TTGTATGAAGAGGTGAACTACTACAGCGACGGACTGAAGATTGCGGCCTATCTCTATAAGCCCAAGGACTGGAAGGCGGGCGATTCTCCCCGTCCGGCCGTCATCTGCCTCCACGGGTATACGGGCATGAAGGAAATCTACGGGCTGGATGTGCCCCGGGAGCTCTGCGAGGCCGGTTACTTCGCCCTAGCGCCTGACCACCGGGGTTTTGGAAAAAGCGAAGGGGTGCGGGGGCGCCACCGTCCTCTTGAGCAGGCGCAGGATGTCCACGACGGCATCACCTTCCTGCAGACGGTCGAGGGCGTGGACCCAGAGCGGATCGGCCTCTACGGGACGAGCTATGGCGGAGCGAATGCGATCTGGGTCGCCGCCTTCGATGGACGGGTGAAGGCGGTCGTCTCCTCGGTGGGGGTTCACGACGGGGAGCGCTGGCTGCGAAACGGGCGGCGGCGCTACGAGTGGTACGAGTTCCGCGACCGGATCCAGGAGGCGGCGAGGCGCCGGGTCCGGACGGGCGAGCGCACCATGATTCCGGCCACCGAAATGTACCCGCGCGATCCCCACACCGCAGGCATCAGCCAAGCCCACCACCAAAAGCATCCTCTTTATGTCAAGGAGTACGATCTGGAGAGCGCGGAGACGAACCTGCGCTACAAGCCGGAATGGGTGGTAAGCCGCATAGCGCCCCGCCCCGTCCTGTTCATCTACGCCGAGCGGGACAGCGTGGTGCCGGTCGAAGAGGCCCTTGAGTGCTACAAGACGTGCGGAGAGCCGAAGAAGATCGTCATGCTCCCCAAGGCGAATCACTACGATTCCTATTACTTCGTGAATCCCGAGATGCACGCAATCGGGGCACGGGAGATGCTGGACTGGTTCGGCAAGTACCTATAG
- a CDS encoding sugar ABC transporter ATP-binding protein, with protein MVLRMEGIAKEFPGVRALDAVNFDLRAGEVHVLLGENGAGKSTLIKILAGLYQKDEGRILLEGKEVEIDSPRRARELGIRTIYQELNLIPQLSVAENIFLGEEPVGPARLIDRATMNSVSADFLRSLGRSLDPRIPVEELSVADRQMVEIAKAIRARCRIMVMDEPTSSLDQEEVKALFAVVRRLREQGVGIIYISHRLEEVAEIGDRVSILRDGRHVHTGPVQELSPEDTIRLMVGRELAEKFPWEPREAGEEVLRVEGLGEGNAFRDISFSLRRGEILGLAGLVGAGRTEMARAILGVDRADQGNIVLRGERLRPRTPRDTIRRGLGLIPEDRKNQGVILLLSVAANITLVALGRLVRWLFLDRKREAVLPREYAGRLNIATPRLDRQVRFLSGGNQQKVVLAKWLCSGADVLIFDEPTRGIDVGAKYEVHRLMVELARGGAGVLMISSEMPEILGMSDRILVMREGRLTGEFSRAEATQEKILRAAMLDEAPPAAPAAV; from the coding sequence ATGGTGCTCCGCATGGAAGGAATCGCCAAGGAGTTCCCCGGGGTCCGCGCCCTGGACGCCGTGAATTTCGACCTGCGCGCCGGGGAGGTACACGTCCTGCTGGGCGAGAACGGCGCCGGAAAGTCCACCCTCATCAAGATTCTCGCCGGGCTCTACCAGAAGGACGAAGGCCGCATCCTTCTGGAGGGGAAGGAGGTGGAAATAGACTCGCCGCGCCGCGCCCGGGAGCTCGGGATACGCACGATTTATCAAGAGCTGAACCTGATCCCTCAGCTCTCGGTCGCGGAAAACATCTTCCTGGGCGAGGAGCCGGTCGGCCCTGCCCGTCTCATCGACCGGGCCACCATGAATTCCGTCTCGGCCGATTTCCTTCGGAGCCTCGGCCGCTCGCTGGATCCGCGCATCCCTGTGGAAGAGCTGAGCGTGGCCGACCGCCAGATGGTGGAGATCGCCAAGGCCATCCGCGCCCGCTGCCGCATCATGGTGATGGACGAGCCCACTTCATCGCTGGACCAGGAGGAAGTGAAGGCTCTCTTCGCTGTCGTCCGGCGCCTGCGGGAACAGGGGGTCGGGATTATCTACATCTCCCACAGGCTCGAGGAGGTGGCGGAAATCGGGGACCGGGTGTCCATCCTGCGGGACGGACGTCACGTGCACACGGGTCCGGTACAGGAGCTCTCGCCGGAAGACACCATCCGCCTCATGGTGGGCCGGGAGCTGGCGGAGAAGTTCCCCTGGGAGCCCCGGGAGGCTGGCGAGGAGGTGCTCCGGGTGGAGGGCCTGGGGGAAGGGAACGCCTTCCGGGACATCAGCTTTTCGCTCCGCCGAGGGGAAATCCTGGGTCTGGCGGGGCTGGTGGGCGCAGGCCGCACGGAGATGGCCCGGGCTATCCTCGGGGTGGATCGCGCCGACCAGGGAAACATCGTGCTGAGAGGTGAGCGCCTCCGCCCCCGTACCCCGCGCGATACCATCCGCCGGGGCCTGGGGCTCATCCCCGAGGATCGCAAGAACCAAGGTGTCATCCTCCTTCTCTCCGTGGCCGCCAACATCACCCTGGTCGCCCTGGGGCGCCTTGTCCGGTGGCTGTTCCTCGACCGCAAGCGCGAGGCAGTCCTGCCCCGTGAGTACGCCGGGAGGCTGAACATCGCCACGCCGAGGCTGGACCGCCAGGTGCGGTTCCTGAGCGGTGGCAATCAGCAGAAGGTGGTCCTGGCCAAGTGGCTCTGCTCGGGGGCGGATGTGCTCATCTTCGATGAGCCGACGCGCGGCATCGACGTGGGGGCCAAGTACGAGGTGCACCGGCTCATGGTGGAGCTGGCCCGGGGCGGCGCCGGCGTCTTGATGATTTCCTCGGAGATGCCGGAGATCCTGGGCATGAGCGATCGGATTCTGGTGATGCGGGAGGGCCGCCTCACGGGCGAGTTCTCGCGGGCGGAAGCCACCCAGGAGAAGATCCTCCGCGCCGCCATGCTGGACGAAGCCCCGCCCGCCGCGCCGGCGGCGGTCTGA
- a CDS encoding ABC transporter substrate-binding protein, with the protein MAGIILSLGFLPAEGAPKRGGTLRVAIEGNVPHLDGATVTGTIIKFYREIAGSNLVMLNEKFGIVGDLAHKWEVSDDGRVITFHLRPGAKFHDGTPLDAEAVKWNLDLINGRIETEWMKEEKKKNPKYKFNTTYNLYLYQVKNVEVVDKHTVRLHQQDLGKGMTLPALAGYFTRFVFVSPTAYGKNIDRFRRSPVYSGPFKIVEHKHNQYVKMERFNDYYIKGRPYLDRIEVYYMPDASQRLNALRAGEIDMINSVPLSLVQTLEKMPGVKLYTDKTATTLAAPINNQRGAFKDIRIRKAVGCYGINRALIVKTALRGLTAPWTTFSSPGAKDAIDLTAGCPFDPAKARQLLAEAGHGPQNPFKFTMVVMNTDPTYSEVAQVMKTTYAQIGVQMDIQVVDRGTWGNRFVRQRMVDMTIQDSLPTYDMNSGSHTFYSKNFLDYYNMKDPKVDEMVEAWRSSIDPRKQLEISHRLQRYILEQGYYPAIGGSPFIQAARDYVKGFVFLNKANFTMRDVWLDK; encoded by the coding sequence ATGGCTGGCATCATCCTTTCATTGGGATTTCTGCCTGCCGAGGGGGCTCCCAAGCGCGGCGGCACCCTCCGGGTGGCGATCGAGGGGAACGTCCCCCACTTGGACGGAGCCACCGTGACGGGCACCATCATCAAGTTCTACCGAGAAATCGCCGGATCAAATCTTGTGATGCTGAACGAGAAGTTCGGAATCGTGGGCGACCTTGCCCACAAATGGGAGGTTTCGGACGATGGCCGCGTTATCACTTTCCACCTGCGGCCCGGGGCCAAGTTCCACGATGGCACGCCGCTTGACGCCGAGGCGGTGAAATGGAATCTCGATCTCATCAACGGACGGATCGAGACGGAATGGATGAAGGAGGAGAAGAAGAAGAACCCCAAGTACAAGTTCAACACGACCTACAATCTCTATCTTTACCAGGTGAAGAATGTGGAGGTGGTAGACAAGCATACGGTGCGGCTCCACCAGCAGGATCTTGGCAAAGGGATGACACTCCCCGCTCTCGCCGGCTACTTCACGCGGTTTGTCTTTGTTTCCCCGACCGCATACGGCAAGAACATCGATCGGTTCCGCAGGTCGCCGGTCTACAGTGGGCCGTTCAAAATCGTGGAGCACAAGCACAACCAGTACGTGAAGATGGAGCGGTTCAACGATTACTACATCAAGGGCCGGCCTTACCTGGACCGCATCGAAGTCTATTACATGCCCGATGCGAGCCAGCGCCTGAACGCCCTGCGCGCCGGCGAGATCGACATGATCAACAGCGTCCCCCTGTCGCTCGTCCAGACTCTCGAGAAGATGCCCGGCGTCAAGCTTTATACGGATAAGACCGCGACCACCCTGGCGGCGCCCATCAACAACCAGCGCGGCGCCTTCAAGGACATCCGCATCCGCAAGGCCGTCGGCTGCTACGGGATCAACCGGGCCCTCATCGTGAAGACGGCGCTGCGCGGCCTCACCGCCCCCTGGACCACTTTCTCCTCGCCGGGCGCGAAGGATGCCATCGACCTCACGGCGGGGTGTCCCTTCGACCCGGCCAAGGCCAGGCAGCTCCTCGCCGAGGCTGGCCACGGCCCGCAGAATCCCTTCAAGTTCACCATGGTGGTGATGAATACAGACCCCACCTACTCCGAGGTGGCGCAGGTCATGAAGACGACCTACGCCCAAATCGGCGTCCAGATGGACATCCAGGTCGTGGATCGCGGCACCTGGGGCAACCGCTTCGTCAGGCAGCGCATGGTGGACATGACCATCCAGGACTCCCTCCCCACCTACGACATGAACTCGGGGAGCCACACCTTTTACTCTAAGAACTTCCTCGACTACTACAACATGAAAGACCCGAAGGTGGACGAAATGGTGGAGGCATGGCGGTCCAGCATCGACCCCCGGAAGCAGCTTGAGATCAGCCACCGCCTTCAGCGCTACATTCTGGAGCAGGGTTACTACCCGGCGATCGGCGGCTCGCCTTTCATCCAGGCCGCCCGGGACTACGTGAAGGGCTTCGTCTTCCTCAATAAGGCGAATTTCACGATGCGGGACGTCTGGCTGGACAAATAA
- a CDS encoding ABC transporter permease: protein MATVEAAAGHLPGRKGWNIAWSDVALLAVLAGMGVVYTSLSPHFLRVENFSNILRQASPLFFLAMGQTLCLLAGGIDLSQGSIVSLTSVITIGVMMQFGLAAGTGAGLLVGLVVGLINGVLVGIVRLSPIIVTVGTSFVAAGLALQYTGGEPIAGIPEDILPYFAWVGQGSLGPVPVPAVFMGIGLVFLHFFLQRTRLGRHIYAVGGHPEAALTSGIRVPWVLVGVYTLSGILSGIGGYILTARAISGEPLLGGGDLLLQSLGSVVIGGTSLFGGRGGVLKTFLGMLVISLMVNGLNLLGMSTFIQQVVIGGIILASVAATAMRGVQRR, encoded by the coding sequence ATGGCGACGGTCGAGGCGGCCGCGGGTCATCTGCCGGGACGGAAGGGCTGGAACATCGCCTGGAGCGATGTGGCTCTCCTGGCCGTGCTGGCCGGCATGGGCGTCGTCTATACGAGTCTCTCGCCCCACTTCCTCCGGGTGGAGAACTTCTCCAATATCCTGCGCCAGGCCAGCCCCCTCTTTTTCCTGGCGATGGGCCAGACCCTCTGTCTGCTGGCGGGCGGCATCGACCTCTCTCAGGGCTCAATCGTGAGCCTGACCAGCGTGATCACCATTGGAGTGATGATGCAGTTCGGCCTGGCGGCGGGCACCGGCGCCGGGCTTCTGGTGGGGCTCGTGGTGGGGCTCATCAACGGCGTCCTGGTGGGAATCGTCCGCCTCAGCCCCATCATCGTGACCGTGGGCACATCGTTCGTGGCCGCCGGCCTCGCCCTGCAATATACGGGGGGGGAGCCCATCGCCGGCATCCCAGAGGACATCCTGCCCTACTTCGCGTGGGTGGGGCAGGGAAGCCTGGGCCCGGTGCCCGTCCCGGCCGTGTTCATGGGCATCGGGCTCGTCTTCCTTCACTTCTTTCTCCAGCGGACGCGGCTGGGCCGCCACATCTACGCAGTGGGCGGGCACCCCGAGGCGGCGCTTACCTCGGGAATCCGGGTGCCCTGGGTGCTGGTCGGGGTCTACACCCTGAGCGGGATACTGAGCGGCATCGGGGGATACATCCTCACGGCCCGAGCGATCTCGGGCGAGCCGCTCCTGGGCGGCGGCGATCTTCTCCTCCAGTCCCTGGGATCGGTGGTCATCGGGGGAACCTCCCTCTTCGGCGGCCGGGGGGGCGTCCTCAAGACCTTCCTCGGGATGCTGGTGATCAGCCTCATGGTGAACGGCCTGAACCTGCTGGGGATGTCCACCTTCATTCAGCAGGTGGTCATTGGCGGAATTATTCTGGCCTCCGTGGCCGCCACGGCCATGCGGGGCGTGCAGCGGCGCTGA